A window of the Aquarana catesbeiana isolate 2022-GZ linkage group LG05, ASM4218655v1, whole genome shotgun sequence genome harbors these coding sequences:
- the LOC141145103 gene encoding uncharacterized protein — protein MTSQKRKSSLPENTTKRQKLKESATPNKRLGVSSKAKTNLSSAQKKKTSKVPTNKAIKNSKPSKAEAGRKRSTVLKATKKSAVKIVPAKGKNPRKAKEVTPLKKGTQRSSSSASKAQKNNQSNVGKTVAKESTAQNKSNKITKSTSKNPALRVTKTVKCVKKSVGTKTRPKSDLQPAGIKKTVKNVNHGTPSKPAKKCDMLPKCNKHVKKVINIKKAPVRITTVKKSDVEPKTKAQEPAQAVKKATGMCKKGLKPSPPISQQTIPVVSKKSLKDNAKQGSTKTAPKNSKRPREKIKISEAKSKTCSKQPKRTCPVNHTKNSVKSESVPNSTVKKEIKVGNPSISCSSSSKQMLDSSLNKRISSEGKAVNLLPSAAPLKRKRTTKPVDGTTKSKAKKQKVIQSEANKKKDTPSEDDQKSKRVSILDLCNEIAGEIESDTVEVVKGPSSPTSPTEEKTKDVLADVSPPVAEKSPVNQLKRFFPSRKPQNIKCKLEKKTSPGTRNSKWIKIKLKNSFAQNNLLRKRAVLPSLELIKAKISQGRQSASCIPVSVNARKSDTMSVIENKHTKPAVCQRVKDNNIQIAASGDMLEKTAAENGFLENHIKQELEAALDEGFRLHLDSSPENSPMKRTPVSTSLPELKPSVTQSSDCKQLTDQMAASAGKGVTVKQDVPETKSTKPASDVSIQKEIRKLKEATNDSNKQPIIDAGQKRFGAISCCVCGMLYTASNPEDETQHLLFHNQFISAVKYVVLGAGHRYSL, from the exons atgacatcacagaaaaGGAAGTCATCCTTGCCAGAGAACACTACAAAGCGTCAGAAGCTTAAAGAATCTGCTACTCCTAATAAGAGACTTGGTGTTTCTAGTAAAGCTAAAACAAATCTGTCTTCAGCACAGAAGAAAAAAACCTCAAAAGTACCAACAAATAAAGCCATTAAGAACTCCAAACCATCCAAGGCAGAAGCTGGGCGAAAGAGAAGTACAGTattaaaagctaccaaaaaaagtgCTGTAAAAATTGTGCCTGCAAAGGGTAAAAACCCACGTAAAGCCAAAGAGGTGACTCCTTTAAAAAAGGGTACACAAAGGTCTTCCAGCAGTGCTTCAAAAGCACAGAAAAATAATCAGTCGAATGTCGGAAAAACTGTGGCTAAAGAATCCACTGCACAAAATAAAAGTAACAAAATAACAAAAAGCACTAGCAAAAATCCCGCTTTGAGAGTAACAAAAACTGTTAAATGTGTGAAAAAGAGTGTCGGCACAAAAACCAGACCTAAATCTGATTTACAGCCTGCAGGTATAAAGAAAACAGTCAAGAATGTAAACCATGGCACTCCAAGCAAACCTGCAAAGAAGTGTGATATGCTACCAAAATGCAATAAACACGTTAAAAAGGTAATCAATATAAAGAAGGCACCAGTTAGGATAACAACGGTTAAAAAATCAGACGTGGAACCCAAGACAAAAGCACAAGAGCCAGCACAAGCTGTTAAAAAGGCAACTGGAATGTGCAAAAAGGGGTTAAAGCCATCACCGCCAATTTCACAGCAAACAATTCCTGTGGTGTCCAAAAAAAGTCTTAAAGACAATGCTAAGCAAGGATCTACAAAAACTGCTCCAAAGAATTCTAAAAGACCTAgagaaaagataaaaatttcagAAGCTAAAAGTAAAACATGCTCAAAACAGCCTAAGAGAACTTGCCCTGTCAACCACACCAAGAACTCTGTAAAATCTGAGTCTGTCCCAAACAGTACTGTAAAGAAAGAGATTAAAGTTGGTAACCCATCCATTTCTTGCAGTAGTAGTTCTAAACAAATGTTGGATTCATCCTTAAATAAAAGAATATCCAGTGAAGGCAAAGCTGTAAACCTTTTGCCATCCGCAGCACCATTAAAGCGTAAGAGGACAACAAAACCCGTTGACGGCACAACCAAaagtaaagcaaaaaaacaaaaggttATCCAATCAGAAGCCAACAAGAAAAAGGATACACCCTCTGAAGATGACCAGAAATCTAAGAGAGTTAGTATCTTGGACTTGTGCAATGAAATTGCTGGAGAAATAGAGTCTGACACAGTAGAAGTCGTTAAAGGCCCAAGTTCTCCAACTAGTCCCACTGAGGAGAAGACTAAAGATGTCCTAGCAGACGTCTCTCCACCTGTTGCTGAAAAAAGTCCAGTTAACCAACTGAAGCGTTTTTTTCCCAGTAGAAAGCCACAGAATATCAAATGTAAACTGGAGAAGAAAACAAGTCCAGGAACAAGGAATTCCAAGTGGataaaaatcaaattaaaaaatagCTTTGCTCAAAATAATCTACTCCGAAAACGAGCTGTGCTTCCCAGCCTTGAGTTGATCAAAGCAAAAATTTCACAAGGACGACAGTCGGCATCTTGTATCCCTGTTTCTGTAAACGCCAGAAAATCTGATACAATGTCAGTAATAGAGAATAAGCATACCAAACCTGCTGTGTGTCAAAGGGTAAAAGACAATAATATTCAGATAGCTGCAAGTGGAGATATGTTGGAGAAGACAGCTGCAGAGAATGGCTTCTTAGAAAACCATATAAAGCAGGAGCTTGAGGCAGCACTTGATGAG GGTTTCAGATTACATTTGGATTCAAGTCCTGAAAATTCTCCAATGAAGAGAACCCCAGTGTCTACATCTTTACCGGAGCTCAAGCCATCAGTTACTCAAA GCAGTGATTGCAAGCAGCTGACAGACCAGATGGCTGCATCTGCTGGGAAAGG GGTTACAGTAAAACAAGATGTACCAGAAACAAAATCAACTAAGCCAGCCTCTGATGTAAGCATCCAGAAAGAAATCCGAAAACTTAAAGAGGCCACCAATGATAGCAACAAGCAACCTATCATT GATGCTGGACAGAAAAGGTTTGGTGCCATATCATGCTGTGTGTGTGGCATGCTGTATACTGCGTCAAATCCTGAAGATGAGACACAGCACCTTCTGTTTCATAACCAGTTCATCAGTGCAGTAAAGTATGTG GTGCTGGGAGCCGGACACAGGTACTCGCTGTGA